The Planctomycetia bacterium genomic sequence CGTATCAAAACTTCGGTCGGCTGAGTTACGAGATGTGGCGGGCTTGCCGTCTGGTCGTTGACACGGGCATTCACTACCTCGGCTGGACGCGCGAGCAGGCGATTCAGTTCATGGCGGACAACTCCGCGATGACGCTGCTGAACATCACCAACGAGGTGGACCGCTACATCGCCTGGCCTGGCCAGGCGTTGGCCTATAAAACGGGTGAATTGAAGATCCGCCAATTGCGCGCGGAAGCCGAGGAAAAGCTGGGCGTGAATTTCGACATCCGCGAATTCCACGACGTCGTCCTGCGCAGCGGCGCGGTGCCGTTGGACGTGCTGGAAGCGAACGTGCGGAGTTATATCGAAACGGCTTCCAGCGAACACTGACACGTGCGGCGCTACGATTTCGCGGATTCGGCGAATCGCTTCGCGTTCTCGACGTAGTGCGCGGCGCTCAGGCGATTGTGCTCGATTTCTGCCGGCGTGAGGGCGCGCTTCACTTTCGCGGGAATGCCGACCGCCAGCGAACCGGGCGGAATGTGCGTGCCTTCGGTGACGAGCGCCGCCGCGCCGATGATGCAATCTTCGCCCACCACGGCGCCGTTCAACACGATCGCGCCCATGCCGATCGTGGTGTTGTCGTCGACGGTCGCTCCGTGGATGATCGCGCGATGTCCGACGGTGACGCCGGCGCCAATCCGACAGGGAAATCCGTGATCCGCGTGCAATACGGCGCCGTCCTGAATATTGGAACGCTCGCCAACGGCGATGTGATCGACGTCGCCGCGCAGCACCGCGTGGAACCACACGCTGGACTCCGCGGCGAGCGTGACGTCGCCGACCACTACCGCGCCGGCCGCAATGTACGCGGAAGGGTGCGCCTGCTCCGAGCGGAATTCGGTACGAGATGACATAGTCATCATACTAGCCCGTAGCGCCAGCGAGGGGGAGAGGACGACGGGTACGGACCGAGACGAAACTCTCGGTGGCCTCATTGATACGCAACGGAGAGTTCCATCCTTACTCGAAATCAACGTCAAATCTCCCTCGCTGGCGCTACGGGCTAGTGTCGCGAGTATTCTGAACAAGCATTGACATCGCGTCACGCCCCGTCGACGATGGCCGAATTGTTCGAATCAACGCGCGCCCTCTGGGAGGCTACTTCATGTCACGCCAACTTCTCTTCGCCGTGATGCTCGCGCTCTGCAGCGTTTCGCAAGGTATTGCCGAAGACGTCCCGCAAAACACGCTCACCGCGGAGGAGCAACGAGAAGGCTTCCAACTGCTGTTCGACGGCAAGTCCACCGATGGCTGGCGCGGCTACAAGATGGACGAAATGCCGCCGGGCTGGAAGGTGATCGACGGAATTCTCACGCGGGTCGCGGGAGGCGAGGGCGGCAAAGGCGCGGGGGGCGGCGATGACATTGTGACGCAGGACGAGTACGCGAACTTCGAGCTGCGGCTGCAATGGCGCGTGGGCAAGGGCGTCAACAGCGGGATTCTCTATCGTGTCGTCGAAGAGGCCGCCACCTCCTGGCACGAAGCGCCGGAGATGCAGGTGCTCGACAACATCGGCTGGGGCGAAAGCGAAACGCGGCACCACGCCGGCGCGCTCTACGATCTCTATGCGCCGGCGAAAGACGTCACGCATCCGGCCGGCGAATGGAATGAAGTGCGCCTTGTTGTCGACGGCAATCACATCGAGCACTGGCTCAATGGCGAAAAGCTCGTCGAATGCGAGCTCTGGAGCGACGACTTCAACGAACGGCTGGCCAACAGCAAGTTCCGCGACAAGCCGACGTATGCCAAGGCCGCCAAGGGGCACATCTGTTTGCAAGACCACTCCGGCAACATTGAATACCGCAATATCCGCTTGCGCGTGCTGCCTTAAGCCGGAGTGTGCCCGCGAAACTCGCGAAAAGACGCGAAAATCAGGATCGCCTCAATCGTATTTGCGTCGAGAAGGCAACGACTGATCCGCGACTTGATGAATTGACAACCGCGCCATGGGCAATTGATTGTGAGCCCAATTTGTTCTTTCGCGTCTTTTCGCGTGTTTCGCGG encodes the following:
- a CDS encoding gamma carbonic anhydrase family protein, whose product is MSSRTEFRSEQAHPSAYIAAGAVVVGDVTLAAESSVWFHAVLRGDVDHIAVGERSNIQDGAVLHADHGFPCRIGAGVTVGHRAIIHGATVDDNTTIGMGAIVLNGAVVGEDCIIGAAALVTEGTHIPPGSLAVGIPAKVKRALTPAEIEHNRLSAAHYVENAKRFAESAKS
- a CDS encoding DUF1080 domain-containing protein, whose amino-acid sequence is MSRQLLFAVMLALCSVSQGIAEDVPQNTLTAEEQREGFQLLFDGKSTDGWRGYKMDEMPPGWKVIDGILTRVAGGEGGKGAGGGDDIVTQDEYANFELRLQWRVGKGVNSGILYRVVEEAATSWHEAPEMQVLDNIGWGESETRHHAGALYDLYAPAKDVTHPAGEWNEVRLVVDGNHIEHWLNGEKLVECELWSDDFNERLANSKFRDKPTYAKAAKGHICLQDHSGNIEYRNIRLRVLP